A window of the Alnus glutinosa chromosome 4, dhAlnGlut1.1, whole genome shotgun sequence genome harbors these coding sequences:
- the LOC133867363 gene encoding uncharacterized protein LOC133867363, producing MAITHSPFSHANLINPISNCPPFPNSAVRPYSFDASSSTLIRLGLSSNASRFFNKSDRISNPNCGFISRRSRFASIRAAGTDYYSTLDVGRSATLQEIKSAYRKLARKYHPDMNKGPGAEEKFKEISAAYEVLSDDEKRSLYDRFGEAGLQAENGGPGSGSQGVDPSDVFSAFFGGSDGLFGGIGEPGGFSFNLRNKQNEALDIRYDLYMSFEESIFGGQREIEVPCSETCDKCDGTGAKSNSSIKSCTDCGGRGGVMKSQKTPFGIMSQISTCLMCGGDGKIVTDHCQRCGGSGQVRSKRNMKVVIPPGVSDGATMQIQGEGNLNKKRGIAGDLYLVLHVDEKRGIWREGLHLYSKINIDYTDAILGIVVKVETVEGWKDLQIPSGIQPGETVKISRMGVPNINKPSLRGDHRFIVNVLIPKDISDTERKIVEELASLRASSRLHTDSANKTGTLQGDFDKRKIRNQKSHASSPGIKCVASLWNSIKDFLGRRQSRERFASVSLEPSASLSFSNPNSSFVISIYIVFIITCIFTLIGKTDDCTSAQKRIIAISTRRKQKEPNGYV from the exons ATGGCCATAACCCACAGTCCCTTCTCTCATGCCAATCTTATAAACCCTATCTCCAACTGCCCTCCATTTCCCAACTCTGCGGTTCGGCCCTATTCCTTTGACGCGTCCTCATCAACCCTTATCCGATTGGGTCTGAGCTCCAATGCTTCCAGATTCTTCAACAAAAGCGATCGGATTTCGAACCCTAACTGTGGTTTCATCAGCAGGAGATCGCGCTTCGCTTCAATCAGGGCCGCCGGAACCGATTACTACTCGACTTTGGACGTCGGTCGCAGTGCCACGTTGCAGGAAATCAAGAGCGCTTACAGAAAGCTCGCTCGTAAG TACCATCCAGATATGAATAAGGGCCCTGGGGCGGAAGAGAAGTTTAAAGAGATAAGTGCGGCATATGAG GTCCTTTCAGATGATGAGAAAAGATCTTTGTATGATCGCTTTGGTGAGGCAGGTTTACAGGCAGAAAATGGTGGGCCGGGCAGTGGTTCACAGGGG GTGGATCCATCTGATGTATTTAGTGCATTCTTTGGTGGGTCCGATGGGCTTTTTGGTGGAATAGGTGAACCAGGAGGCTTCAGTTTCAATTTGAGAAACAAGCAGAACGAGGCTCTTGACATTCG GTATGACCTTTATATGAGCTTTGAGGAATCGATTTTTGGTGGACAGCGGGAAATTGAAGTTCCTTGTTCCGAGACATGTGATAAGTGTGATGGAACAGGAGCCAAATCTAATAGTTCCATAAAATCATGTACTGATTGTGGTGGTAGAGGAGGGGTAATGAAAAGTCAGAAAACACCATTTGGAATAATGTCACAG ATATCAACTTGCTTAATGTGTGGCGGTGATGGCAAGATAGTCACTGATCACTGCCAAAGGTGTGGTGGCAGTGGTCAAGTGCGGTCGAAACGAAACATGAAAGTGGTCATCCCACCTGGTGTTAGTGATGGAGCCACGATGCAAATTCAAGGAGAAGGGAATCTCAATAAGAAAAG AGGCATAGCTGGTGATCTCTATTTGGTCCTCCATGTAGATGAAAAGCGTGGAATTTGGAGGGAAGGTCTACACTTGTACTCAAAGATTAATATTGACTATACTGACGCAATATTGGGGATTGTAGTAAAG GTAGAAACTGTTGAGGGTTGGAAAGATCTTCAAATTCCTTCTGGGATTCAGCCTGGAGAGACAGTTAAAATCTCACGCATGGGAGTTCCAAACATCAATAAACCTTCTCTTAGAGGTGATCATCGCTTCATTGTGAATGTTCTGATCCCAAAAGATATCAG TGATACAGAACGCAAAATTGTTGAGGAATTGGCTTCACTCAGGGCATCAAGCAGACTACATACTGATTCTGCCAATAAAACTG GGACACTGCAAGGCGACTTTGATAAACGTAAAATTAGAAACCAAAAAAGCCATGCTTCAAGCCCAGGAATCAAATGTGTTGCATCTTTGTGGAACTCAATTAAGGATTTCTTGGG GCGAAGGCAGTCTCGAGAAAGGTTTGCATCAGTCAGCCTGGAGCCATCTGCATCATTGAGTTTCAGCAATCCAAATTCCTCATTTGTGATTTCAatttatatagtttttattataacTTGTATATTTACCTTGATTGGAAAGACTGATGACTGCACATCAGCACAAAAAAGAATCATTGCCATTAGTACGcgcagaaaacaaaaagaaccaaaTGGTTATGTGTAG
- the LOC133867138 gene encoding uncharacterized protein LOC133867138, whose protein sequence is MALEWVVLGYAAAAEVVMLLLLTLPGLDPLRKGLISATRALLRPFLSVVPFCIFLLLDIYWKYETRPSCESLSTCTHSEHLRHQKSIMKSQRNGMLIASALLFYWVLYSVTNLVGRVEELKSRVEKLKD, encoded by the coding sequence ATGGCGCTGGAGTGGGTAGTGCTAGGCTACGCCGCGGCCGCAGAGGTGGTTATGCTCCTCCTGCTGACCCTCCCAGGCCTCGACCCTCTCCGCAAGGGCCTCATCTCCGCCACCAGAGCCCTTCTCAGACCCTTCCTCTCGGTGGTCCCGTTCTGCATCTTCTTGCTCCTCGACATCTACTGGAAGTACGAGACAAGGCCTTCGTGTGAGTCCCTCAGCACTTGCACCCATTCGGAGCATCTTCGCCACCAAAAGTCCATCATGAAGAGCCAGAGGAATGGGATGTTGATCGCTTCGGCGCTGCTCTTCTACTGGGTTTTGTACTCCGTGACCAATCTTGTGGGTCGGGTCGAGGAGTTGAAGTCTCGGGTCGAGAAGTTGAAGGATTAG
- the LOC133867190 gene encoding uncharacterized protein LOC133867190 isoform X2 → MGRLRTKSDYEDLRNARILENQARLASLGLQKAVSVLRSIASSAKPAKSKTQVREYNKKDNKITPLRRSDRLKQTTATADVTRKQISRRRSERLRGKEEESEERYPRYGREGRRPANKPVVKVSGLELHLSPEDSARRCKSKGRGSVYNPVFGISCHYCRQKTLCVEEDCKRCGSFDMDQPCIGKTDCSVCHSSYGVLCRACLKVRYGEEMEEVRKNKEWMCPHCVEETGLLPYWICNSSLCLRKRKMSPTGLAIYRAREMGYKSVAHLLMDELLQRANKSRR, encoded by the exons ATGGGAAGACTTCGAACAAAGAGTGACTACGAAGACCTCCGAAATGCAAGAATCTTAGAAAaccag GCTCGCTTGGCATCACTGGGACTGCAAAAAGCAGTCTCCGTACTCCGGTCAATTGCTTCGTCGGCAAAACCTGCGAAGTCGAAGACCCAAGTTAGAGAATACAATAAAAAAGACAACAAGATCACGCCTTTGCGTCGCTCCGATCGTTTGAAGCAGACAACTGCCACCGCCGACGTCACGCGCAAGCAAATTTCGCGGCGCCGGTCTGAACGCTTAAGAGGAAAAGAAG AGGAGAGTGAAGAGAGATATCCTAGATATGGAAGAGAAGGGAGAAGGCCTGCAAACAAGCCTGTGGTGAAAGTAAGTGGTTTGGAGCTTCATCTGTCGCCTGAAGATTCTGCCCGGCGTTGCAAAAGCAAGGGAAGGGGCAGCGTCTATAACCCTGTGTTTGGAATTTCTTGCCACTACTGCAG GCAAAAGACATTGTGTGTTGAAGAGGATTGCAAGAGATGTGGTAGTTTTGACATGGATCAACCATGCATAg GGAAGACAGATTGTTCAGTTTGTCATTCTAGCTATGGTGTTCTCTGTCGAGCTTGTCTCAAGGTTAGGTATGGTGAAG AGATGGAGGAGGTGAGAAAGAATAAGGAATGGATGTGCCCTCACTGTGTAGAAGAAACTGGATTGTTACCCTACTGGATATGTAACAG TTCACTTTGCCTAAGGAAGCGAAAGATGTCTCCAACTGGCCTAGCAATATACAGAG CTCGGGAGATGGGATACAAATCTGTGGCACATCTACTAATGGATGAGCTTCTTCAACGAGCAAACAAGAGCAGAAGATAA
- the LOC133867190 gene encoding uncharacterized protein LOC133867190 isoform X1, which translates to MGRLRTKSDYEDLRNARILENQARLASLGLQKAVSVLRSIASSAKPAKSKTQVREYNKKDNKITPLRRSDRLKQTTATADVTRKQISRRRSERLRGKEVGGVSEESEERYPRYGREGRRPANKPVVKVSGLELHLSPEDSARRCKSKGRGSVYNPVFGISCHYCRQKTLCVEEDCKRCGSFDMDQPCIGKTDCSVCHSSYGVLCRACLKVRYGEEMEEVRKNKEWMCPHCVEETGLLPYWICNSSLCLRKRKMSPTGLAIYRAREMGYKSVAHLLMDELLQRANKSRR; encoded by the exons ATGGGAAGACTTCGAACAAAGAGTGACTACGAAGACCTCCGAAATGCAAGAATCTTAGAAAaccag GCTCGCTTGGCATCACTGGGACTGCAAAAAGCAGTCTCCGTACTCCGGTCAATTGCTTCGTCGGCAAAACCTGCGAAGTCGAAGACCCAAGTTAGAGAATACAATAAAAAAGACAACAAGATCACGCCTTTGCGTCGCTCCGATCGTTTGAAGCAGACAACTGCCACCGCCGACGTCACGCGCAAGCAAATTTCGCGGCGCCGGTCTGAACGCTTAAGAGGAAAAGAAG TGGGTGGTGTTTCAGAGGAGAGTGAAGAGAGATATCCTAGATATGGAAGAGAAGGGAGAAGGCCTGCAAACAAGCCTGTGGTGAAAGTAAGTGGTTTGGAGCTTCATCTGTCGCCTGAAGATTCTGCCCGGCGTTGCAAAAGCAAGGGAAGGGGCAGCGTCTATAACCCTGTGTTTGGAATTTCTTGCCACTACTGCAG GCAAAAGACATTGTGTGTTGAAGAGGATTGCAAGAGATGTGGTAGTTTTGACATGGATCAACCATGCATAg GGAAGACAGATTGTTCAGTTTGTCATTCTAGCTATGGTGTTCTCTGTCGAGCTTGTCTCAAGGTTAGGTATGGTGAAG AGATGGAGGAGGTGAGAAAGAATAAGGAATGGATGTGCCCTCACTGTGTAGAAGAAACTGGATTGTTACCCTACTGGATATGTAACAG TTCACTTTGCCTAAGGAAGCGAAAGATGTCTCCAACTGGCCTAGCAATATACAGAG CTCGGGAGATGGGATACAAATCTGTGGCACATCTACTAATGGATGAGCTTCTTCAACGAGCAAACAAGAGCAGAAGATAA